The proteins below come from a single Cervus canadensis isolate Bull #8, Minnesota chromosome 2, ASM1932006v1, whole genome shotgun sequence genomic window:
- the LOC122435000 gene encoding small proline-rich protein 2E-like, which produces MSYQQQQCKQPCQPPPVVCPPKCPEPCPPPKCPEPCPPPKCPEPCPPPQCQQKCPPVPPPQQCQQKCPPKSK; this is translated from the coding sequence ATGTCTtatcagcagcagcagtgcaagCAGCCCTGCCAGCCACCTCCAGTAGTGTGCCCTCCCAAGTGCCCTGAGCCTTGCCCACCTCCAAAGTGTCCTGAGCCTTGCCCACCTCCAAAGTGCCCTGAGCCATGCCCACCTCCTCAGTGCCAGCAGAAATGCCCTCCCGTGCCACCTCCCCAACAATGCCAGCAGAAGTGCCCACCCAAAAGCAAGTAG
- the LOC122435013 gene encoding small proline-rich protein 2E-like: MSYQQQQCKQPCQPPPVVCPPKCPEPCPPPKCPEPCPPPKCPEPCPPPQCQQKCPPVPPPQQCQQKCPPKSK, from the coding sequence ATGTCTtatcagcagcagcagtgcaagCAGCCCTGCCAGCCCCCTCCAGTAGTGTGCCCCCCTAAGTGCCCTGAGCCTTGCCCACCTCCAAAGTGTCCTGAGCCTTGCCCACCTCCAAAGTGCCCTGAGCCATGCCCACCTCCTCAGTGCCAGCAGAAATGCCCTCCTGTGCCACCTCCCCAACAATGCCAGCAGAAGTGCCCACCCAAAAGCAAGTAG